From the Pseudoalteromonas ulvae UL12 genome, the window CAGCCAGTTTAATACCTGAATTTTCTAATGCATCATGGCTATACAAGATGCGATTTTTCAATACTAACCAACGCTTTGCAGCAACATCAAAATACACCAATTGTGCATCTAGGGTTTGTGAGTGAGTCAGGTGACCTTGTAAGTTATAAAAGTGCAGCTGGTGGCCATCAAATGCAAAGACAGTGTCGTTATTAAACCAACCAATATTGCGAATTTTTTCGTTTAGTTCGGTGGTAAATTGCAGCACTTGCCCTTGTCTATCGTAGAGGGCTAAATCTAAGTCGCGGTTAGATAACAGCATGGATAAATCAGGTCGCCATTCAAGAAATTGCACATATTCATAACCTTTATGATGCGACAGTCGTACTACTTGATCATCGGCATGTAAATAGACTTCGCACACTCCACTGCGCCGTGACATAAAAGCGGTTTCCCCAAGACGATTGCTCACTGGCAGATAGTCGATACTCGATGTCGAGAAAATAGGCAGCTGATCTTTGTCTCGAATATTCACCTGCCAGCTTTCAATGGCCGTATAAATATCGCCATCTTGGTCAATCGAGACATTGGTAAAGAGACCTTGCGCTGTTTGAAATACTTCATATTGACGACCATCGACATGAGTGGCGACTAATGCATGGCGCTGGCTACTGTCATTGCTAATAATCGCTTGAGTGTGCGGATTATAGGCCGCAAGCCAGACAGGAAAGCCCCAATTCATTACGCGCTCACCGTTTAGCTTGATTAAGCTGCTGGTATGGTTGGCGTGATTGAGTAAGTAAAATACATCACTATTCCAGGCTTTTACCGCTCCTTTGTAAAGTGACTGGCGCGGAATTGCGAGTGGCAGCTTGACGAAATCTTGTTGGCTTATTCGATAAAGATAAGGGATGAGTTGGCCTTTTTGCCACACACTTAATACTAACTCATCGGTATTTTTCCACACAGGGCGAATCGCAGATTCACACGCGATAGAAGGCGCTTGATGATTTTGCGCGCCTTGAGGAGTCATTATAAACAACTCGCACTGATCTTCTTTATAGCGCCAATACGCTAACAGACTGCCCGAACGTTGCCAGGTTGGAAATGCAACTCGATAAGGTGAATCAAGCTGATGTAATACCTCGCCTTGTTTGTTTGCTATTTGCAGGCTGTATATGTCTTTTACATACGCGATGAGATCTTCAGTGATGTGCACATCGACATCAGATTCGAGGCCTAAATCATAACTTACATCTTGTAGCTCATAGTGGGGAACTGGTGGCTCGCCATCATAGCGACTGAAAAAAGCATAGGCACTAAAGCAGACGATAAGCGCTGGCACTAACCATAACCAGAGATAATTTGGCGCTGTTGAAGGCAATAGAGCACGGTCTTCTGTGTGTGCTTGGGGTTTGGTTTCTTCGACTACCAAACTGACAGTTGCAATAAAGCAATATCCTTTTTTAGGCAGCGTTTTAATGTA encodes:
- a CDS encoding winged helix-turn-helix domain-containing protein, which codes for MTTNNNLEHTQSLAKAGLPQFQFGDFTFDLGQDELKQNQSLTITKLEPQVSQLLHLFVTHPGEVLSKTYLQETLWPNTIVEQNSLYQLLTKIRRLLNDSSRSPKYIKTLPKKGYCFIATVSLVVEETKPQAHTEDRALLPSTAPNYLWLWLVPALIVCFSAYAFFSRYDGEPPVPHYELQDVSYDLGLESDVDVHITEDLIAYVKDIYSLQIANKQGEVLHQLDSPYRVAFPTWQRSGSLLAYWRYKEDQCELFIMTPQGAQNHQAPSIACESAIRPVWKNTDELVLSVWQKGQLIPYLYRISQQDFVKLPLAIPRQSLYKGAVKAWNSDVFYLLNHANHTSSLIKLNGERVMNWGFPVWLAAYNPHTQAIISNDSSQRHALVATHVDGRQYEVFQTAQGLFTNVSIDQDGDIYTAIESWQVNIRDKDQLPIFSTSSIDYLPVSNRLGETAFMSRRSGVCEVYLHADDQVVRLSHHKGYEYVQFLEWRPDLSMLLSNRDLDLALYDRQGQVLQFTTELNEKIRNIGWFNNDTVFAFDGHQLHFYNLQGHLTHSQTLDAQLVYFDVAAKRWLVLKNRILYSHDALENSGIKLAELSNQQSNLLHNIRLKNNTLYWQSSWSKQDYIWRLPLIEQSQVEMVKQGNLIWHFDISPYEELTIAKMEALEGDIKRLAVVTAP